The nucleotide window AAGTTAGAAAACAAAACCAAAGAAATTACGACTAAAGTGATTCAAACAGATTTGGTGATCAGAGATTCCACCAGAAAATAATGAAAGACTTTTCTAAAGTAAAATTAGTAGTTTCTGACATGGATGGTACACTCCTAAATACTAAAGGAGAAGTTAGTGCCGATTTTTTTGACCTATTTAAAAAACTACAAGAAAAAAACATCACTTTTTGTGCAGCAAGTGGTAGACAACACAATAGTATAGTTTCTAAATTAGATGCTATTAAAGATGATATTTATGTAATTGCCGAAAATGGTGGAGTTGCCAAACAAGGTTCTAAAGTATTACTATCTAACTTTTTAGAAACAAAGAAAACACTTCAACTAATTCCGATTTTAAGAACAATAGAAGGTGCAAACATGGTTTTATGTTGTGATGGAGAAGCCTTTATTGAAAGTAAAGATGAACGATTTATTAAGCATTTTCAAGAATATTACCATAGTTTTCAGCAAGTAGAAAATTTAGAAGTAACTGCTA belongs to Polaribacter dokdonensis and includes:
- a CDS encoding Cof-type HAD-IIB family hydrolase, whose product is MKDFSKVKLVVSDMDGTLLNTKGEVSADFFDLFKKLQEKNITFCAASGRQHNSIVSKLDAIKDDIYVIAENGGVAKQGSKVLLSNFLETKKTLQLIPILRTIEGANMVLCCDGEAFIESKDERFIKHFQEYYHSFQQVENLEVTAKNRPAFKIAVYHFDSSEDFIYPVISHLKEEVLLKISGKNWLDISDEKANKGNALRQVQALLNVTKAETMVFGDYHNDIEMMQEADFSFAMDNAHKDIKALAKFSTESNDNNGVEKVIKELLNTL